The following proteins are encoded in a genomic region of Cryptococcus neoformans var. neoformans JEC21 chromosome 2 sequence:
- a CDS encoding expressed protein translates to MERLQQNPAELFRIVNMIVGGFAIVGGVGSLIKHNFSSIIIGIYEILIGAVIVFLEVRPPTEEHKAIIQKYASFMHSFLGRGAFYLLLGVLMLNYYMLLYICGTVVGVVGLVFIALHFVRVVDAPSTMRAPVTDAEAQPVWEGPTE, encoded by the exons GAGCGCTTACAGCAGAACCCCGCGGAACTCTTCCG AATCGTTAACAT GATTGTCGGTGGTTTCGCTATTGTTGGAGGTGTAGGATCTCTTATCAAGCATAATTTTTCAAGTATCATTATTGGAATCTATGAGATTCT CATCGGCGCTGTGATCGTCTTCCTAGAAGTTCGACCCCCAACCGAGGAGCACAAGGCCATTATCCAAAAGTATGCCAGCTTCATGCACTCTTTCCTTGGTCGTGGTGCTT TCTATTTGTTGCTCGGCGTCCTAATGCTTAA CTATTACATGCTTCTGTATATCTGCGGCACCGTCGTCGGTGTCGTTGGTTTGGTTTTCATCGCGCTGCATTTCGTTCGTGTGGTCGATGCCCCTTC AACTATGCGAGCACCTGTCACTGATGCGGAGGCACAACCAGTTTGGGAAGGGCCAACCGAATAA
- a CDS encoding 4-nitrophenylphosphatase, putative: MQPGSAIMTIDIEKTAPPFLKTLEEYRQLVDSADTFLFDCDGVLFLGTQLTENAKVLLDMLRSSGKKVIFVTNNSTKSRRQLKAHFDSLGLDASLEECFGSAYASAVYLSEVLKFPKDKKVYVFGHEGIEEELDEVGIAHIGGSDPEDREFTPPIDYSHYSPDPSVGAVLCGADNWINWKKITKAVIYLHNPECRLILTNPDATFPIGGSLFPAAGSMSAPIVYAAKQTPVVIGKPSKTMMDAVIAHHHINPARTIMIGDNLHTDIEFGINSGIRTLLVMGGVTKYEYIYGENPSPVVPTYVINRAGDLAALSKQ; this comes from the exons ATGCAACCCGGCTCAGCTATTATGACTATAGACATTGAAAAAACCGCACCACCTTTCCTCAAAACCCTCGAGGAATACCGACAACTCGTCGACTCGGCTGATACTTTCCTCTTCGATTGCGATGGGGTCCTCTTCTTGGGTACCCAGTTGACTGAAAATGCCAAGGTTTTGCTTGATATGCTGAGATCTAGCG GTAAAAAGGTCATCTTCGTGACTAACAATTCAACCAAGTCAAGAAGGCAACTTAAAGCCCACTTTGACAGCCTTGGTTTGGACGCTTCTCTT GAGGAGTGCTTCGGCTCGGCATATGCATCGGCCGTGTACCTATCCGAGGTATTGAAATTCCCCAAGGATAAGAAAGTCTACGTTTTTGGACATGAAGgtattgaagaagaacttgACGAAGTGGGGATTGCGCATATTGGAGGATCT GATCCCGAAGACCGAGAATTTACCCCTCCTATCGATTACTCTCACTATTCACCTGATCCTTCAGTCGGTGCTGTGTTATGTGGTGCGGACAACTGGATAA actggaagaagatcaccAAAGCTGTGATATACTTGCATAACCCCGAGTGTCGGCTCATCCTTACAAACCCCGACGCTACCTTCCCTATTGGTGgctctcttttccctg CCGCCGGATCCATGTCTGCACCAATTGTGTACGCCGCCAAACAGACTCCCGTCGTCATTGGTAAGCCTAGCAAGACTATGATGGATGCTGTAATCGCCCA CCATCACATCAACCCAGCCCGAACCATCATGATCGGTGACAACCTCCACACCGATATTGAATTCGGTATAAATAGTGGTATTAGGACATTGCTCGTTATGGGCGGGGTTACTAAGTATGAGTACATTTATGGAGAAAACCCCAGTCCTGTCGTTCCTACCTATGTGATCAATCGGGCGGGTGACCTTGCTGCTTTGTCTAAGCAATAA
- a CDS encoding cytoplasm protein, putative, whose product MSTKPVIAVIYYSTYGHIATLAEEVIKGLESTGAIVKPYVIQETLSEEILKKMHAGSSLKPKYPIITPDDLKELDGFILGCPTRYGGVPAQVATFFDQTGQLWATGALVGKFVSMFTSTAGQHSGQEATTLTTFPFFAHHGLTYVPIGYSNPLISGVEVVNGGSPYGASCIANADGSRKPSAVELEIAEHQGKYFGNFVGTFVKGRSAAAAPATTTAAASQVPQKVSEKEGYAVGDETAAAGGAAPALANTGVANVATEKTAEPAAAALVADETAAAEPAPAAETTTAAEPAPAAEATPAATTAAATPATAEKPSQTKPAAAAAPKKKGFFSCCGDSNID is encoded by the exons AT GTCCACCAAGCCTGTCATTGCTGTTATCTACTACTCGACCTATGGTCACATCGCTACCCTCGCCGAGGAGGTTATCAAGGGCCTCGAGTCTACCGGTGCCATCGTCAAGCCCTATGTCAT TCAGGAGACTCTTTCCGAAgagattttgaagaagatgcacGCGGGCTCTTCCCTCAAGCCCAAGTATCCTATCATCACCCCTGACGACCTCAAGGAACTTGACGGTTTCATCCTTGGTTGCCCTACCAG GTACGGCGGTGTTCCTGCCCAGGTTGCTACCTTCTTCGATCAAACCGGTCAGCTCTGGGCTACTGGTGCCCTCGTCGGCAAGTTTGTGTCCATGTTTACTTCTACTGCCGGTCAGCACTCTGGTCAGGAG GCCACTACCTTGACaaccttccccttctttgctCACC ACGGCT TGACTTACGTTCCCATCG GTTATTCCAACCCTCTAATCTCTGGAGTTGAGGTAGTGAACGGAG GCTCACCATACGGCGCGAGCTGCATTGCCAACGCCGACGGAAGCCGAAAGCCTTCTGCTGTTGAGCTCGAAATCGCTGAGCACCAGGGAAAGTACTTCGGTAACTTTGTCGGTACCTTTGTCAAGGGAAGGAGCGCTGC CGCTGCCCCTGCTACTACCACCGCCGCTGCTAGCCAAGTTCCTCAAAAAGTCTCCGAAAAGGAGGGTTACGCTGTCGGTGACGAGACCGCTGCCGCTGGCGGTGCTGCTCCCGCCCTCGCCAATACTGGTGTTGCGAACGTCGCCACCGAGAAGACCGCTGAACCTGCCGCAGCTGCTCTTGTAGCCGACGAGACCGCCGCTGCCGAGCCTGCTCCTGCCGCTGAGACTACCACTGCTGCTGAACCCGCTCCTGCTGCTGAAGCCACGCCCGCGGCTAccactgctgctgccaccCCTGCTACCGCTGAAAAGCCTTCTCAAACCAAGCCTGCTGCCGCAGCTGCTCCTAAAAAGAAGggcttcttctcttgttGTGGTGACTCTAACATTGATTAA